The Thomasclavelia ramosa DSM 1402 genome includes a region encoding these proteins:
- a CDS encoding MerR family transcriptional regulator encodes MRTNEVEKITGLTKHAILYYEKVGIIRPKRTNNGYRNYSHDDLQTLKLVKFLRNLDISIDDIKAILNNKCSLDDCLKIHKRNIDQTISELEDLQNTISTFKDMHIPLIPALENIKLVPEKKGLGYRKTSKTIAYNRPLTRAMAIRQVISAGIIASIFTYGIYIWIWSEKWYYLENLYFVAVVFLINILIFIFANFQFMMHLYDKSRNQSIEFLEEGIRIFKRKNSFHHFKYVLSALINQHYKYQKFYFYQDIEKLVVQTRQRFIPLYSLGTGGPSTDMYEVDITLYFSDGETYFLLGPETFNNDSQLIGHILTEKIPNIVDPDNILTAYQNKINLTDYITSQKSMISR; translated from the coding sequence ATGAGAACAAATGAAGTTGAAAAAATCACAGGTTTAACTAAACATGCCATACTTTATTATGAAAAAGTGGGAATCATCCGACCCAAAAGAACAAATAATGGTTACCGTAACTACAGCCATGACGATTTACAAACGTTAAAACTTGTGAAATTTTTACGTAATTTAGATATTTCAATTGATGATATCAAAGCAATCTTAAATAATAAATGCAGTTTAGATGACTGTTTAAAGATTCATAAGCGCAACATTGATCAAACAATTTCTGAATTAGAAGATCTTCAAAATACAATATCAACATTCAAAGATATGCATATTCCACTAATTCCTGCATTAGAAAATATTAAATTAGTTCCAGAGAAAAAAGGGCTTGGATATCGAAAAACAAGTAAAACAATAGCTTATAATCGCCCACTAACTAGAGCCATGGCAATACGACAGGTCATTTCTGCAGGAATTATTGCTTCGATTTTTACTTACGGTATTTATATTTGGATTTGGAGCGAAAAATGGTATTATTTAGAAAATTTATATTTTGTCGCAGTCGTCTTTTTAATAAATATTTTAATTTTTATTTTTGCTAACTTCCAATTTATGATGCATCTTTACGATAAATCAAGAAACCAATCTATTGAATTTTTAGAAGAAGGAATAAGAATTTTCAAGCGTAAAAATTCTTTTCACCATTTTAAATATGTACTTTCTGCCTTGATTAATCAGCATTATAAATATCAAAAGTTTTATTTCTACCAAGATATTGAAAAACTTGTCGTTCAAACTAGACAGCGTTTTATCCCTCTTTATAGTTTAGGTACTGGAGGCCCAAGCACTGATATGTATGAAGTAGATATCACACTTTATTTTAGTGATGGTGAAACTTATTTTTTATTGGGACCTGAAACATTTAATAATGACAGTCAGCTGATTGGACATATTTTAACAGAGAAAATTCCCAATATTGTAGATCCCGACAATATCCTAACAGCTTACCAAAATAAAATAAATCTAACCGATTACATAACATCACAAAAAAGTATGATTTCCAGATAA
- a CDS encoding 6-phosphofructokinase: MADVKRIALLSGGGDCPGLNAVIRAVTKAAINEYGYEVIGYVYGYRGLYNNDYIELTVDKVENIYKEGGTILYSSNKDNLFDYLVDDGHGGKVKKDVSDVGVENLKKAGVDVLVVLGGDGTLTSARDFSRKGVNVIGIPKTMDNDLPATDLTYGFISASSVGTEFIDRLNTTAKSHHRVICCELMGRDAGWIALYSGMAGNASCILIPEIPFTIDNIVKHVAKRDAEGYPYTVIAVAEGAKYADGTKVIGKIVEDSPDPVRYSGLAAKVADDLEQAIANHEVRSVNPGHIIRGGDIQAYDRILSIRFGVKALELIKEGKFGNVVTLKGEEMSYTSLEEVIGDAKFGKQKHVDPNGELVKAAKAIGICFGDE, encoded by the coding sequence ATGGCAGACGTAAAAAGAATCGCATTATTATCTGGAGGCGGAGATTGCCCCGGGTTAAATGCTGTTATTAGAGCAGTAACCAAAGCGGCTATTAATGAATACGGGTATGAAGTTATTGGCTATGTTTATGGTTATCGTGGTCTTTATAACAATGATTACATAGAATTGACAGTTGATAAGGTAGAGAATATTTATAAAGAAGGTGGAACTATTTTATATAGTTCTAATAAAGATAACTTATTCGACTATCTTGTTGATGATGGTCATGGCGGAAAGGTAAAAAAAGACGTTTCTGATGTTGGTGTCGAAAACTTAAAAAAAGCTGGTGTCGATGTGCTGGTTGTTTTAGGTGGTGATGGTACTTTAACAAGTGCTCGTGATTTTTCAAGAAAAGGCGTTAATGTAATTGGTATCCCTAAAACAATGGATAATGATTTGCCAGCGACTGATTTAACTTATGGATTTATCAGTGCTTCTTCAGTAGGAACTGAATTTATTGACCGGTTAAATACAACGGCAAAATCACATCATCGAGTTATCTGTTGTGAGCTGATGGGACGAGATGCTGGATGGATTGCGTTATATTCAGGAATGGCAGGAAATGCCTCATGTATCTTAATTCCTGAGATTCCATTTACAATTGATAACATTGTTAAGCACGTTGCAAAACGCGACGCTGAAGGTTATCCATACACTGTAATTGCAGTAGCAGAAGGTGCTAAATATGCTGATGGGACTAAGGTGATTGGAAAAATCGTTGAAGATAGTCCTGATCCAGTTCGTTATTCAGGATTAGCTGCAAAGGTAGCTGATGATCTTGAACAGGCAATTGCTAACCATGAAGTTCGTTCAGTTAATCCAGGACATATCATCCGTGGAGGAGATATCCAAGCATATGATCGTATTTTATCAATTCGTTTTGGTGTAAAAGCACTTGAGCTGATTAAAGAAGGTAAATTTGGTAATGTTGTTACTTTAAAAGGTGAAGAAATGTCTTATACATCTTTAGAGGAAGTAATCGGTGATGCTAAATTTGGAAAACAAAAACATGTAGATCCTAATGGTGAATTAGTAAAAGCTGCAAAAGCGATTGGAATTTGCTTTGGTGATGAATAA
- a CDS encoding ABC transporter permease gives MLKNAFLSIKKNIGKTVLLFVIMTVIANLIIAGLSIQSASKKSMEQIRTSLGNDVTLTTNMQNMMGQREKGQAVSEVAASVTIAMADQLKDLKYVKNYNYAISTTASSDDITAVELTTSQDNQTMERPDGQENFQSANQGDFSISANTTMEYLDSFTEESSTLKQGRLLSSDDAGTNNCVIETNLATDNDLNVGDTFTVYTTINEETVTQQLTIVGIYEVTDAKTMGGPGQSNPFNTIYTDLSIGQTLSGSETNITSATYYLDDPENIEAFQTLAQKKSDIDFETYTLDANDRLYQQNVSSLENTQSFATMFLIVVIGAGSAILCLILILTIRSRYYEIGVFLSLGQSKVKIILQQLFEMLLIATVAFVISLGTGKLVSNVVGNMLESGTNNNQVQMQMPEIRDQNNDSNNTDSTSGNDKMFDQAFNGPENTELDVSLTTTTVMQLAGITIAICLVSIAIPSAYVLRLSPREILVKKEG, from the coding sequence ATGTTAAAAAATGCATTTCTAAGTATTAAAAAGAATATTGGCAAGACAGTTTTATTATTTGTAATAATGACAGTAATTGCGAACTTGATTATTGCAGGTTTGTCAATCCAGAGTGCTTCGAAAAAATCAATGGAGCAAATTAGAACATCACTTGGCAATGATGTAACATTGACAACAAATATGCAAAATATGATGGGTCAACGTGAAAAAGGGCAAGCAGTTAGTGAAGTAGCAGCAAGTGTTACAATTGCGATGGCTGACCAGTTAAAAGATTTAAAATATGTAAAAAATTATAATTATGCTATTTCAACCACAGCAAGTAGCGATGATATTACAGCTGTTGAATTGACCACAAGTCAAGATAATCAAACAATGGAACGTCCTGATGGACAAGAAAATTTCCAATCAGCAAATCAAGGAGATTTTTCAATCAGTGCAAATACGACGATGGAATATTTAGATAGTTTCACAGAAGAAAGTAGTACTCTAAAACAGGGACGATTATTATCAAGTGATGATGCCGGAACAAATAATTGTGTCATTGAAACAAATTTAGCTACTGATAATGATTTAAATGTAGGTGATACATTTACAGTTTATACTACTATAAATGAAGAAACAGTAACACAACAATTAACTATTGTCGGAATCTACGAGGTGACAGATGCTAAAACAATGGGTGGACCAGGGCAAAGTAATCCGTTTAATACAATTTATACAGATTTATCTATTGGTCAAACATTATCGGGGAGTGAAACAAATATTACATCGGCAACTTATTATTTAGATGACCCTGAGAATATTGAAGCTTTTCAAACCTTAGCACAAAAAAAGAGTGATATCGATTTTGAGACATATACGCTTGATGCAAATGATCGTTTATATCAGCAAAATGTAAGTAGTTTAGAAAATACTCAATCATTTGCAACAATGTTTTTAATCGTTGTAATTGGTGCCGGAAGTGCTATTCTATGCTTGATTTTAATTTTAACAATCAGAAGCAGATATTATGAAATTGGTGTATTTTTATCATTAGGACAAAGTAAAGTGAAAATTATTTTACAACAATTATTTGAGATGCTTTTGATTGCGACTGTTGCCTTTGTTATTTCACTAGGTACCGGAAAGTTAGTATCAAATGTAGTTGGAAATATGCTAGAATCTGGAACGAACAATAATCAAGTTCAAATGCAGATGCCGGAAATCAGAGATCAAAATAACGATAGCAATAACACTGATTCGACATCCGGTAATGATAAAATGTTCGATCAAGCATTTAATGGACCGGAAAATACAGAATTAGATGTGTCTTTAACAACTACTACAGTAATGCAATTAGCGGGGATTACAATTGCAATTTGTCTTGTTTCAATCGCTATTCCATCTGCTTATGTATTACGATTATCACCACGTGAGATTCTTGTGAAGAAGGAGGGGTAG
- a CDS encoding ABC transporter ATP-binding protein, with product METILNFEDVSYHYLDGSSNVSILNKANYSFEKGKIYAIVGASGSGKTTTIVLAGGLDKPKGGKVIFKGQDTARIGLNKYRRNDISIVFQSYNLIHYMNAYENVANAIEIAGRKVQNKKEYCLDILKKLGLSKEQSLRDIRKLSGGQQQRIAIARAIAKDVDLILADEPTGNLDEKNSKEILKTFIDLAHQANKCIIIVTHSPSLAQKCDVQLKIEDGQIVEI from the coding sequence ATGGAAACAATTTTGAATTTTGAAGATGTTTCATACCATTATTTAGATGGTTCTAGTAATGTAAGTATTTTGAATAAAGCTAATTATAGTTTTGAAAAAGGAAAAATCTATGCAATTGTTGGCGCTAGCGGTAGCGGGAAGACAACAACTATTGTATTGGCTGGTGGTTTAGATAAGCCAAAAGGTGGAAAAGTTATTTTTAAAGGCCAAGATACTGCAAGGATTGGATTAAATAAATATCGTCGGAATGACATTTCGATTGTGTTTCAATCATATAATTTGATTCATTATATGAATGCTTATGAAAATGTTGCTAATGCAATTGAAATAGCTGGACGGAAGGTCCAAAATAAAAAAGAATATTGCCTGGATATTTTAAAAAAATTAGGGCTTTCAAAAGAACAAAGTTTACGAGATATTCGCAAACTTTCTGGAGGACAGCAACAAAGAATTGCTATTGCTCGTGCAATTGCCAAAGATGTTGATTTAATTTTAGCTGATGAACCTACGGGTAATCTTGATGAAAAGAATTCTAAAGAAATTTTAAAAACATTTATCGATTTAGCTCATCAAGCTAATAAATGTATTATAATTGTTACTCATTCGCCATCATTGGCTCAAAAGTGTGATGTTCAATTAAAAATAGAGGACGGACAAATTGTTGAAATTTAA
- a CDS encoding MurR/RpiR family transcriptional regulator: protein MSIMTQLEFELDFSSSEKTIAKYILDNGEDILNLSVKELAKQTYTSPATIVRLCRKLGLNGYGDFKIKYSAELQFDKKNKKRVDVNFPFGNTDSNSQIAYRIANLHQEAIEDTLNLVDFKNLDKIINLLDQARRIYLFGNGNSLLAGFDFQHKMMRIGKMVEMRAHAGEQGFLSYTCSPDDVAILISYSGETNEMVELAKFLKKMHVPLLGITSIGDNQLSKYCTYIMNTGSREKIFSKIAPYSSKTSISYLLDLIFSCIFRLNYDHYINEKINRDKLFDHRHPYKSPIND from the coding sequence ATGAGTATTATGACTCAATTAGAATTTGAATTAGATTTCTCCAGTTCTGAAAAAACAATTGCGAAATACATATTAGATAATGGTGAAGATATTCTTAATTTATCAGTAAAAGAATTAGCTAAACAAACTTATACTTCTCCAGCAACAATTGTTCGTCTTTGCCGTAAATTAGGACTTAATGGCTATGGTGACTTTAAAATCAAATATTCAGCTGAATTACAGTTTGATAAAAAAAACAAAAAACGTGTTGACGTCAACTTTCCTTTTGGAAACACCGACTCAAATAGCCAAATTGCATATCGGATTGCCAATCTGCATCAAGAAGCTATTGAAGACACCTTAAACTTAGTTGATTTTAAGAACCTTGACAAAATTATTAATTTACTCGATCAAGCAAGACGCATCTATCTTTTTGGAAATGGTAATTCTTTATTAGCTGGTTTTGATTTTCAACACAAAATGATGCGAATTGGTAAAATGGTGGAAATGCGAGCTCATGCTGGTGAGCAAGGTTTCTTATCATATACTTGTAGTCCTGATGATGTAGCCATTCTTATATCATATTCCGGCGAAACGAATGAAATGGTAGAACTTGCGAAATTTTTAAAAAAGATGCATGTTCCCCTTTTGGGTATTACTTCTATCGGGGATAATCAATTATCAAAATATTGCACTTATATTATGAATACAGGATCACGAGAAAAGATATTTTCTAAGATAGCTCCTTATTCATCCAAAACATCGATTTCTTATTTGCTTGATTTGATTTTTTCATGTATCTTTAGATTGAATTATGATCATTATATTAATGAAAAAATTAATCGTGATAAATTATTTGATCACCGTCATCCTTATAAAAGTCCCATCAATGATTAA
- a CDS encoding glycoside hydrolase family 1 protein gives MEKKLPDNFYWGGSVSSFQTEGARNEGGKGVCIYDVRPTDPEFSDWSVGIDEYHRYDEDIALMKDMGFNFYRFSICWSRIIPDGTLDEPVNEEGIKFYSDLIDKLIAAGIEPMITLVHFDMPYKLVKEHNGFASRYVVDCFERYARVCIERFGNRVKHWMSFNEQNLHGMMLRVSNAEEIPEGVDPAKHLYQVNHNVFIAHCKAVKALRELQPDAQFCGMNAVTNIYPYSNTPKNNLFAWKAYQYMNGFHCDVFAKGKYPDYMIAYLENRGWMPTFEEGDDELLKYTVDYIAFSYYRSNTVTEGEFDYTRPYHEVVGEHTVKNPHCEANEWGWEIDPVGFRWTLNDLATRSDLPVFVLENGIGWREDMTQEEVDTMLAANKTIEDDYRINYHRDHIKEMKNAMFEEGVKCLGYITWGPIDILASMCNMDKRYGFVYVNRTNKDIRDLKRIPKKSYHWVKKAFESNGEDLD, from the coding sequence ATGGAAAAGAAATTACCAGATAATTTTTATTGGGGTGGCTCAGTATCAAGTTTTCAAACTGAAGGAGCTCGTAACGAAGGTGGAAAAGGCGTTTGTATTTATGACGTTAGACCAACTGATCCAGAATTTTCTGACTGGTCAGTAGGAATTGATGAATATCATCGTTATGATGAAGATATTGCTTTAATGAAAGATATGGGATTCAATTTTTACCGTTTTTCAATTTGCTGGTCAAGAATTATTCCTGATGGGACTTTAGATGAACCGGTAAATGAAGAAGGAATTAAATTTTACAGTGATCTAATTGATAAATTGATTGCTGCTGGTATAGAACCTATGATAACTTTAGTGCATTTTGATATGCCTTATAAATTAGTAAAAGAACATAATGGTTTTGCATCACGCTATGTTGTTGACTGTTTTGAAAGATATGCTCGTGTATGTATCGAACGATTTGGTAATCGAGTTAAACACTGGATGTCTTTTAATGAACAAAATTTACATGGGATGATGTTGCGTGTATCTAACGCTGAAGAAATTCCTGAAGGTGTGGACCCAGCTAAACATTTATATCAAGTCAATCACAATGTTTTTATTGCTCATTGTAAAGCTGTCAAAGCATTAAGAGAATTACAGCCAGATGCTCAATTCTGCGGTATGAATGCAGTTACTAATATTTATCCATATTCAAATACGCCAAAGAACAATTTATTTGCATGGAAAGCTTATCAATATATGAATGGTTTCCACTGTGATGTTTTTGCTAAAGGAAAATATCCAGATTATATGATAGCATATTTAGAAAACCGTGGATGGATGCCAACATTTGAAGAAGGCGATGATGAATTATTAAAGTATACTGTAGATTATATTGCTTTTAGTTATTATCGCTCTAATACTGTTACTGAAGGTGAATTTGATTATACAAGACCATATCATGAAGTAGTTGGAGAACATACAGTTAAAAATCCACATTGCGAAGCTAATGAATGGGGTTGGGAAATTGATCCTGTTGGTTTTAGATGGACTTTAAATGATTTAGCAACACGTTCTGATTTACCGGTTTTCGTTCTTGAAAACGGAATTGGATGGCGTGAAGATATGACGCAAGAAGAAGTTGATACAATGTTAGCAGCTAATAAAACAATCGAAGATGATTATCGTATTAATTATCATCGTGATCACATAAAAGAAATGAAAAATGCAATGTTTGAAGAAGGCGTTAAATGTCTAGGTTACATTACTTGGGGACCAATTGATATTCTAGCAAGTATGTGTAATATGGATAAACGATATGGTTTTGTTTATGTAAACCGTACTAATAAGGATATTCGTGATTTAAAACGTATTCCTAAAAAATCATATCATTGGGTTAAAAAAGCATTTGAATCAAATGGAGAAGATTTAGACTAA
- a CDS encoding FeoA family protein, with protein sequence MMMPLTMATIGEVQTIKKVGGKQEVKLFLESLGFTTGATVTIVSKNQGNLITKIKESRVAISQEMANKIMI encoded by the coding sequence ATGATGATGCCTTTAACTATGGCGACAATTGGTGAAGTACAGACCATAAAAAAAGTCGGAGGAAAACAAGAAGTAAAATTATTTCTTGAATCGCTAGGCTTTACAACAGGAGCGACAGTTACTATTGTAAGTAAGAACCAAGGAAATCTAATTACTAAAATTAAAGAATCAAGAGTAGCGATTAGTCAAGAGATGGCTAATAAAATTATGATTTAA
- a CDS encoding FeoA family protein, whose product MKTLRDVKCGTSARVMKLHGDGAVKRRIMDMGITKGTEVLVRKVAPLGDPIEVKVRGYELSLRKADAAMIEVL is encoded by the coding sequence TTGAAAACGCTAAGAGATGTAAAATGCGGAACTAGTGCGAGAGTCATGAAACTGCATGGAGATGGAGCTGTAAAAAGAAGAATCATGGATATGGGAATTACTAAGGGGACAGAAGTACTAGTTCGTAAAGTTGCACCATTAGGTGATCCAATTGAGGTTAAAGTACGAGGATATGAACTATCTTTGCGTAAAGCCGATGCAGCAATGATTGAAGTATTATAG
- the feoB gene encoding ferrous iron transport protein B, which produces MSITIALAGNPNSGKTTLFNALTGSNQFVGNWPGVTVEKKEGKLKGHKDVKLMDLPGIYSLSPYTLEEVVARNYLIQERPDAIINIVDGTNLERNLYLTTQIMELGIPVIMAINMMDIVAKNNDKIDVKKLSKELGCQVVEISALKGKGIKEAADRAVTLANSKRINAPIHKFDSAVEEKLDQIEAMLPSDIAVEQRRFYAIKLFERDDKISGLMSSVPNVETIIDQSEKELDDDAESIITNERYQFITSIIDDCYKKHSHDQLSVSDKIDRIVTNRWLALPIFAVVMFVVYYISVTTVGTWATDWANEGVFGDGWSLFGLAVPSIPSLIEGLLESLGTAAWLNGLILDGIVAGVGAVLGFVPQMLVLFFFLAVLESCGYMARVAFIMDRIFRKFGLSGKSFIPMLIGTGCGVPGIMASRTIENDRDRKMTIITTTFIPCGAKLPIIALIAGALFGGASWVAPSAYFIGIAAIITSGIILKKTRRFAGEPAPFVMELPAYHMPTITNVLRSMWERGWSFIKKAGTIILLSSILVWFTSYFGFVDGQFTMLEDTQLDHSILASIGNAIAWIFTPLGWGDWKAAVAAITGLVAKENVVGTFGILYGFAEVADDGAEIWGTLAASYTQIAAFSFLIFNLLCAPCFAAMGAIKREMNNGRWTAFAIVYQTVFAYLVAFSVYQIGNLVITGTFTFATVIAILVVIGFVYLLVRPYKEDNRLNIDLNKTVTEK; this is translated from the coding sequence ATGTCAATTACAATTGCATTAGCGGGGAATCCTAATAGTGGGAAAACAACGCTATTTAATGCTTTGACTGGTTCCAATCAATTTGTTGGAAACTGGCCAGGGGTAACAGTAGAGAAAAAAGAGGGTAAATTAAAAGGTCATAAAGATGTTAAATTAATGGATCTACCTGGTATTTATTCTTTGTCGCCATATACTTTGGAAGAGGTAGTGGCACGTAACTATCTAATTCAAGAAAGACCAGATGCAATTATCAATATTGTTGATGGAACAAACTTAGAAAGAAATCTTTATTTAACTACACAAATTATGGAGTTGGGGATTCCTGTTATTATGGCAATCAATATGATGGATATCGTTGCTAAAAATAATGATAAGATTGATGTAAAAAAATTATCAAAAGAATTGGGGTGCCAAGTTGTTGAAATTTCTGCTCTTAAAGGAAAAGGAATAAAAGAAGCGGCTGATCGTGCTGTTACTTTAGCTAATTCTAAAAGAATAAATGCACCAATTCATAAATTTGATAGTGCTGTTGAAGAAAAATTAGACCAGATTGAAGCAATGTTGCCAAGTGATATTGCAGTGGAACAACGACGTTTTTATGCGATTAAATTATTTGAACGTGATGATAAAATTTCAGGATTAATGAGTAGTGTACCTAATGTTGAAACAATTATTGATCAAAGTGAAAAAGAATTAGATGACGATGCAGAAAGTATTATTACTAATGAACGTTATCAATTTATAACTTCTATTATAGATGATTGTTATAAAAAACATAGTCATGATCAATTATCAGTTTCTGATAAAATTGACCGCATTGTTACAAACCGCTGGTTAGCCTTACCAATCTTTGCAGTAGTAATGTTTGTGGTTTATTATATTTCAGTAACTACTGTTGGTACTTGGGCGACTGATTGGGCAAATGAAGGTGTGTTTGGTGATGGATGGAGTTTATTTGGACTAGCAGTTCCATCAATTCCAAGCTTAATTGAAGGATTATTAGAATCATTAGGAACTGCGGCCTGGTTAAATGGCTTAATTTTAGATGGTATCGTAGCTGGGGTAGGTGCGGTATTAGGTTTCGTTCCACAAATGTTAGTGTTATTCTTTTTCTTAGCGGTGCTTGAATCATGTGGATACATGGCTCGGGTTGCATTTATTATGGATAGAATTTTTAGAAAATTTGGATTATCAGGTAAATCATTCATTCCAATGTTGATTGGAACTGGATGTGGGGTACCAGGAATTATGGCATCACGTACTATTGAAAATGATCGTGATCGAAAAATGACGATTATTACAACTACGTTTATTCCTTGTGGTGCTAAGTTACCAATTATTGCGTTAATTGCAGGTGCATTATTTGGTGGTGCATCTTGGGTAGCACCGAGTGCATATTTTATTGGAATAGCTGCAATTATTACTTCTGGAATTATTTTAAAGAAAACAAGACGTTTTGCTGGTGAACCAGCACCATTCGTAATGGAGTTACCAGCGTATCATATGCCGACGATTACTAACGTTTTAAGAAGTATGTGGGAAAGAGGATGGTCTTTCATTAAAAAAGCTGGAACGATTATCTTATTATCAAGTATTTTAGTTTGGTTTACTTCATACTTTGGATTTGTCGATGGACAATTTACAATGTTAGAAGATACTCAGTTAGATCATAGTATTTTAGCATCAATTGGTAATGCAATTGCATGGATATTTACACCACTTGGTTGGGGTGATTGGAAAGCTGCAGTAGCTGCGATTACAGGTTTAGTTGCTAAAGAAAACGTTGTTGGTACATTCGGTATTTTATATGGATTTGCAGAGGTTGCTGACGATGGAGCAGAAATCTGGGGAACCTTAGCAGCAAGCTATACACAAATTGCAGCATTTTCATTCTTAATCTTTAACTTATTATGTGCACCATGTTTTGCTGCTATGGGAGCAATTAAAAGAGAAATGAATAATGGCCGCTGGACAGCGTTTGCAATTGTGTATCAAACTGTATTTGCTTATTTAGTAGCATTTAGTGTTTACCAAATTGGAAATTTAGTTATTACTGGAACATTTACATTTGCTACAGTAATTGCTATATTAGTAGTGATTGGTTTTGTTTATCTATTAGTTCGACCATATAAAGAAGACAATCGTTTAAATATCGATTTAAATAAAACTGTAACTGAAAAATAG
- a CDS encoding FeoB-associated Cys-rich membrane protein encodes MNWLIENLSTIIVSVILLFAVLLAINSIRKDKANGKSSCGGNCGSCGTSCHSRTNSLVDSYHHDHGKC; translated from the coding sequence GTGAACTGGCTAATTGAAAATTTATCGACTATCATCGTTAGTGTCATTTTATTATTTGCAGTCCTATTAGCAATCAATTCAATCAGAAAAGATAAAGCTAATGGTAAATCTAGTTGTGGCGGAAATTGTGGTAGTTGTGGTACTAGTTGTCATAGCCGCACTAATAGTTTAGTAGATAGTTATCATCATGATCACGGGAAGTGTTAG
- a CDS encoding Cof-type HAD-IIB family hydrolase — MEKKAIFLDVDGTLVANHGKMTEQVKKAITLARNQGHKVFICTGRNKIGIRNELEEVNFDGFIASAGSYIEVADEVVHSRYYDRKLIEKACDVFNRNNIVYNYECTDITYMSPKMMEFFVGGNNEEATNSEMERLKAEQSDKFNVRDMNEYDGRGIHKISFIAMKQEDFDHAFKELKENFNFVVHDMFGSKNINGEIMSKLDNKGTGIKRIVDYLNIDMEDTIGFGDSMNDYEMIDAVKCGVVMDNGSARLKEIADRICKSVDEDGVYYEFIDLGII, encoded by the coding sequence ATGGAGAAAAAAGCAATTTTTTTAGATGTTGATGGAACATTGGTTGCTAATCATGGCAAAATGACTGAGCAGGTAAAAAAAGCAATCACTCTAGCCCGTAATCAGGGACATAAAGTATTTATTTGTACAGGAAGAAATAAGATAGGAATTAGAAATGAGTTAGAGGAAGTAAATTTTGATGGTTTTATTGCTAGTGCTGGAAGCTATATCGAAGTTGCTGATGAAGTAGTCCATAGCCGTTATTATGATCGTAAATTAATTGAAAAAGCTTGCGATGTATTTAATCGTAATAATATCGTATATAATTATGAGTGTACCGATATTACATATATGTCACCCAAAATGATGGAATTTTTTGTAGGTGGAAATAATGAGGAAGCGACTAATTCGGAGATGGAACGCTTAAAAGCTGAACAAAGTGATAAATTTAATGTAAGAGATATGAATGAATACGATGGTCGTGGAATTCATAAAATATCCTTTATTGCAATGAAGCAGGAAGATTTCGATCATGCTTTTAAAGAATTGAAAGAGAACTTTAACTTTGTAGTACATGATATGTTTGGCAGTAAAAATATTAATGGTGAAATAATGTCAAAACTTGATAATAAAGGAACAGGAATCAAACGAATTGTTGATTATCTAAATATAGATATGGAAGACACAATTGGATTTGGTGATAGTATGAATGATTATGAAATGATCGATGCAGTCAAATGTGGAGTGGTCATGGACAATGGCAGTGCTCGGCTTAAGGAAATAGCTGATCGAATTTGTAAAAGTGTTGATGAAGACGGAGTCTATTATGAATTTATTGATTTAGGAATAATTTAA
- a CDS encoding cold-shock protein, whose product MNTGTVKWFNSEKGFGFITKDTGGDLFVHFSAIQGSGFKSLEEGAKVSFDIVESDRGEQAANVAAL is encoded by the coding sequence ATGAATACAGGTACAGTAAAATGGTTTAATAGTGAAAAAGGTTTTGGATTTATTACAAAAGATACAGGTGGAGATTTATTTGTTCACTTTTCTGCAATCCAAGGTAGTGGATTCAAATCTTTAGAAGAGGGTGCTAAAGTAAGCTTCGATATCGTTGAATCTGATCGTGGTGAACAAGCAGCAAACGTTGCAGCTTTATAA